A single region of the Thermodesulfatator indicus DSM 15286 genome encodes:
- a CDS encoding N-acetylneuraminate synthase family protein, whose protein sequence is MSKLLKLFKDFNSYDQRIYVPYIIAEAGVNHEGKMDLAKRLIEEAKEGGADAIKFQSYKAETLASKYSPAYWDTTKEPTKSQYELFKKYDKFWKKEFEELKKYCDDVEIEFLSTPFDLESAKFLNDLMPAFKISSSDITNKPFIEYICQFEKPIILSTGASYIWEIEEAVFWIEKYGNPLALLHCVLNYPTEDKNANLGMILDLKRKFPDKIIGYSDHTLPKDMKTLEVAVLLGAVIIEKHFTFDKTLSGNDHYHAMDKEDLKIFKSNLERIFELLGDFRKYALPSEEPARKNARRSLVAKKLIPKGKVIEYEDLTWKRPAHGISPKFIDEVVGKKVVHNIEEDQLIKWSDIYV, encoded by the coding sequence ATGAGTAAACTTTTAAAGCTTTTTAAAGATTTCAATTCATATGATCAACGAATTTATGTTCCCTATATTATTGCAGAAGCGGGAGTAAACCATGAAGGGAAGATGGATTTAGCTAAACGTTTAATAGAAGAAGCTAAAGAGGGAGGAGCTGATGCAATAAAATTTCAAAGTTATAAAGCAGAAACTCTCGCTTCCAAATACTCACCAGCCTATTGGGATACGACAAAAGAACCTACCAAAAGCCAATATGAACTCTTCAAAAAATATGATAAATTTTGGAAAAAGGAGTTTGAGGAATTAAAAAAGTACTGTGATGATGTGGAGATAGAATTTTTAAGTACACCTTTTGATTTGGAGTCTGCAAAATTTTTGAACGATCTAATGCCTGCCTTTAAAATATCTTCCTCTGATATTACTAATAAACCCTTTATAGAATATATTTGTCAATTTGAAAAGCCTATTATTCTTTCTACGGGAGCTTCCTATATTTGGGAAATAGAAGAAGCTGTTTTTTGGATAGAAAAATATGGTAATCCTTTAGCTTTGCTCCATTGCGTTTTAAATTATCCAACAGAAGACAAAAACGCAAATCTTGGAATGATTCTTGATTTAAAAAGAAAGTTCCCAGATAAGATTATAGGTTATTCAGACCATACATTGCCAAAAGACATGAAAACATTAGAAGTAGCAGTATTACTTGGAGCTGTAATTATTGAGAAGCATTTTACTTTTGATAAAACTTTATCGGGTAATGATCATTATCATGCTATGGACAAGGAAGACTTAAAAATTTTTAAAAGTAACTTAGAAAGAATTTTTGAGCTGCTTGGCGATTTTAGAAAGTATGCTTTACCTTCTGAGGAACCAGCTCGGAAAAATGCAAGAAGAAGTTTAGTTGCTAAGAAGCTTATTCCTAAGGGGAAAGTGATTGAATATGAAGATTTGACTTGGAAAAGGCCTGCACATGGAATAAGTCCCAAGTTTATTGATGAGGTTGTCGGGAAAAAGGTAGTGCACAATATAGAAGAAGATCAACTTATAAAATGGTCAGACATTTATGTTTAA
- a CDS encoding ATP-binding protein produces the protein MKIETYRGAPFIDREEEIEFFVDWFNEVPQRILWVYGPKSSGKTTVIEYVVEKKLLGEGAWWEKSKFWVKYINLRRKLISSYKTFLHAFIVPDDVYKETVESNKSFSLRVFSIERKKIKEIEAREKDLFEALMEEIENQAQNKRPILIIDEIQKLQDLYINSNRELLKEFLNFCVSLTKEKHLGHVVILTSNTVFIERIYNDARMKATSRFKKIDHLSREKVFEWLQIENFRKEEIEVIWEYLGGAISFILEAIKARKKGENLEEFLKREAWLAYTEIDEYLAEFGEEETEFFVKVAKEIVDKGYFDISGLKADKRRILQAWAEKEILFYDPLELKVTGNSRIYEKGMEILLERAG, from the coding sequence ATGAAGATAGAGACCTACCGCGGGGCGCCGTTTATAGATAGGGAAGAGGAGATAGAGTTTTTTGTTGACTGGTTTAATGAAGTTCCGCAGAGGATACTCTGGGTATATGGGCCGAAGTCAAGCGGTAAGACGACGGTGATAGAGTATGTGGTGGAGAAGAAGCTGCTAGGAGAGGGCGCTTGGTGGGAGAAGAGCAAATTCTGGGTGAAGTACATAAATTTGCGCCGCAAGCTGATTTCCAGCTATAAGACGTTTTTGCATGCGTTTATAGTGCCGGACGACGTGTATAAGGAAACCGTAGAGAGTAACAAGAGTTTTTCATTAAGGGTGTTTTCTATAGAGAGGAAGAAGATCAAGGAAATAGAAGCGCGGGAGAAAGATTTATTTGAGGCGTTGATGGAAGAGATAGAGAACCAAGCGCAAAATAAGAGGCCGATTTTAATAATAGATGAGATACAGAAGCTTCAGGATTTATACATAAATAGCAATAGGGAGCTGCTCAAGGAGTTTTTAAACTTTTGTGTAAGCCTGACAAAAGAGAAGCATTTAGGCCATGTGGTTATTCTTACGTCAAACACGGTATTTATAGAGCGGATATATAATGATGCAAGGATGAAAGCTACGAGTAGGTTTAAAAAGATAGACCATCTAAGCAGAGAGAAAGTTTTTGAATGGCTTCAAATAGAGAATTTCAGGAAAGAAGAAATAGAGGTTATTTGGGAGTATTTAGGTGGCGCTATTTCATTTATTTTAGAAGCAATAAAAGCCAGGAAGAAGGGAGAGAATTTAGAAGAATTTTTAAAAAGAGAAGCCTGGTTGGCGTATACGGAGATAGATGAGTATTTAGCCGAGTTTGGTGAAGAGGAGACAGAGTTTTTTGTGAAGGTGGCGAAAGAGATAGTGGATAAAGGGTATTTTGATATAAGCGGATTAAAGGCGGATAAAAGGAGGATTCTGCAGGCCTGGGCGGAGAAAGAGATACTATTTTATGATCCGCTGGAGCTCAAGGTAACTGGCAACAGCCGGATATATGAGAAGGGAATGGAGATTTTGCTTGAGAGGGCGGGTTAA
- a CDS encoding sulfotransferase domain-containing protein — protein sequence MGEKMLPNFIIAGAAKSGSSTLYFYLGRHPEILMSKEKEPAYFTKYWGKKDLKWYESQFDHWNGEKAIGEATVEYMVDEHASERIYKVITNVKLIFIMRNPVDRAWSHYWHRVKMGEETRSFEDVIRSVKDGNLNEYIVRYGMYATHIRRFLKFFPKTQMKFIILEEFSKEPSKFFGEIFRFLGVDDSFNIEYVEKKNAAKIYKFKWLNLLWAKIRTMDRLKENLPKVIYRPLRKGFRFIDNLNKKPFILPKMSVKDRYFLKNVFQEEINSLEIIIGKSLELWK from the coding sequence ATGGGGGAGAAAATGCTGCCTAATTTTATTATTGCTGGAGCAGCTAAAAGTGGTTCTTCTACATTATATTTTTATTTAGGAAGACATCCAGAAATTCTGATGTCAAAAGAAAAAGAACCAGCTTATTTTACTAAATATTGGGGAAAAAAAGACTTAAAGTGGTATGAATCTCAATTTGATCACTGGAATGGTGAGAAAGCAATAGGAGAAGCAACAGTTGAATATATGGTTGACGAACATGCTTCAGAGAGAATTTATAAAGTTATTACTAATGTTAAGTTAATATTTATTATGCGTAATCCAGTAGATAGAGCATGGTCTCATTATTGGCATAGAGTGAAAATGGGGGAGGAGACTAGAAGCTTTGAGGATGTCATTAGAAGCGTGAAGGATGGTAATTTGAATGAGTATATTGTGAGGTATGGTATGTATGCGACTCATATAAGGAGATTTTTAAAATTTTTTCCAAAGACTCAGATGAAGTTTATTATTCTCGAAGAATTTAGTAAAGAACCTTCTAAATTTTTTGGAGAGATTTTTAGATTTCTAGGTGTTGATGATTCTTTTAATATTGAATATGTAGAAAAGAAAAATGCTGCTAAAATTTATAAGTTTAAATGGTTAAATCTTTTGTGGGCCAAGATAAGAACCATGGATAGACTTAAAGAAAATTTGCCTAAAGTTATATATCGACCTCTTAGAAAAGGATTTAGATTTATAGATAATTTAAACAAAAAACCTTTTATATTGCCTAAAATGTCAGTAAAAGATAGATACTTTTTAAAAAATGTTTTTCAAGAAGAAATTAATTCACTAGAAATTATTATAGGAAAGAGCTTGGAGTTATGGAAATAG
- a CDS encoding O-antigen ligase family protein, which yields MKVNCFFKLRRESLAKLLVIALFIGGIITDIINGLLGTQELSLSVSAIFRGTIEIVGILVIFLSRKISVRWKALIFVLILLFFLTQIYSFFSNYNVYLFFEISRFFKVLYIPVISMFIYVFLLRYKNFRYLILNTLSLAGFIESLAIIFPFLLGYGKPTYTVTTIGSRGILLSPNEIALSLLIVEAITVWLFLYSKKKIYLLYFVSIVIGMIILATRTSILGSIVVPVIILFLALFCEFYCKRSLSYEFNSIRCIFFLFIVSVTSYNAYVNLLNNEYLIQKILYFLQYFNARGDLQEVGIEVLFNSSVCSILFGNTPSVFFFNVQKEGQFAYYSKIGKNVEVDWIDIWGCYGLIFLIVIYLFYFYFLFASTKKFLMGRKKEFGLITFLLSLFLAHSLLAGHALMAPLPGNYIAPLIAFVLSDRKSKKVLKDEYRESK from the coding sequence ATGAAAGTAAATTGTTTTTTTAAATTACGAAGAGAATCGTTAGCAAAGCTTTTAGTAATAGCTTTATTTATAGGTGGTATCATTACGGACATTATAAATGGTCTTCTTGGTACTCAGGAATTAAGTCTTTCTGTTAGTGCTATTTTTAGAGGAACTATAGAAATAGTGGGGATATTAGTAATTTTTCTTTCGAGAAAAATTTCTGTAAGATGGAAAGCTTTGATATTTGTTTTAATTCTATTATTTTTCTTGACACAGATTTATAGTTTTTTTTCTAATTATAATGTATACCTTTTTTTTGAAATTTCTCGTTTTTTTAAAGTACTCTATATTCCAGTTATAAGTATGTTTATATATGTTTTTCTCTTAAGATACAAAAATTTTAGATATTTGATATTGAATACTCTATCTTTAGCAGGTTTTATAGAATCTTTAGCTATTATTTTTCCTTTTCTTCTTGGTTATGGAAAGCCAACATATACAGTAACTACGATAGGATCTAGAGGTATTCTTTTGAGCCCTAATGAAATCGCTTTAAGTTTGTTGATTGTAGAGGCTATTACAGTTTGGTTATTTTTATATTCAAAAAAAAAGATTTATTTATTATATTTTGTGTCCATAGTAATTGGGATGATTATTTTAGCTACAAGAACTAGTATTTTAGGTTCTATAGTTGTACCTGTCATTATATTATTTTTGGCGCTTTTTTGTGAATTTTACTGTAAGAGATCTCTTAGTTATGAGTTTAATAGTATAAGATGCATTTTTTTTCTCTTTATTGTTTCTGTTACTAGTTATAATGCATACGTTAATTTACTTAATAATGAGTATCTTATACAAAAGATATTGTATTTTTTGCAGTATTTTAATGCAAGAGGTGATCTGCAAGAAGTTGGTATTGAAGTTTTATTCAATAGTTCTGTGTGTAGTATTTTGTTTGGTAATACTCCTTCTGTTTTTTTCTTCAATGTTCAAAAAGAGGGTCAATTTGCTTATTATAGCAAAATTGGAAAAAATGTAGAAGTTGACTGGATAGATATTTGGGGTTGTTATGGTCTAATATTTTTGATTGTTATTTATCTTTTTTATTTTTATTTTCTTTTTGCTTCAACAAAAAAGTTTTTGATGGGAAGAAAGAAGGAATTTGGATTAATAACCTTCTTATTATCATTATTTTTAGCGCATTCTCTTTTGGCAGGTCATGCATTAATGGCACCCTTACCCGGTAATTATATTGCTCCTTTGATAGCTTTTGTGTTATCAGATAGGAAGTCCAAGAAGGTTTTAAAAGATGAGTATAGAGAAAGTAAATGA
- a CDS encoding cytidylyltransferase domain-containing protein — MKGLLIIPARGGSKGIPRKNIRNLAGKPLIYYSIKTALKAAKDFDVDVYVSSDDEEIIAIAEKFGAKIHKRPKKLADDRTTLDEVILDVFKSLSKECKQTYDYIITIQPTSPLLKARTLISAIKEFLDSQYDTIISAKKFAHLMWKKEHGKFVPLYKERVNRQFLEPIYLETGGFIICKSENLLKYGTRIGKNINLYLLSEIEAIDIDTYEDWNLCEYLLNKKKILFVVSGYREIGLGHVYRTLIIANNITSHDLLFLVDKKSILGLQKIKEYNYPVILQQSENILDDIEKIDPDVVINDILDTSKEYVLSLKNKGYTVINFEDLGEGARYADLVINALYPEREPLPNHYFGYKYFVPRDEFIYSKFKNVSPEVQNVLITFGGTDPNNLTLKTLKSIYDYCVQQGIKIKVILGLGYKYQDSLSNFKDIEMFENIKNISQYMLDADIIFTSAGRTVYEIACIGTPTIVLAQNERELTHFFANSENGFINLGLGINVSNKEILDVFKRLINNFEERKLMNRLMLSKEVRKGRERVINLIKSIIENNGGKNE; from the coding sequence ATGAAGGGCTTACTTATAATTCCGGCAAGAGGTGGTTCAAAGGGAATTCCGAGAAAAAATATTAGAAATTTAGCAGGGAAACCTTTAATTTATTATTCTATAAAAACTGCATTAAAAGCTGCTAAAGATTTTGATGTTGATGTTTATGTTAGTAGTGATGATGAAGAAATTATCGCTATAGCAGAAAAGTTTGGAGCTAAAATTCATAAACGCCCAAAGAAACTTGCGGATGATAGAACCACTTTAGATGAAGTGATTTTAGATGTTTTTAAGTCTTTAAGTAAAGAATGTAAGCAAACGTATGACTATATAATTACTATACAACCAACTTCACCTCTTCTTAAAGCAAGAACTTTAATAAGTGCTATCAAAGAATTTCTTGATTCCCAATACGATACGATTATATCTGCCAAAAAGTTTGCCCATTTAATGTGGAAGAAAGAGCATGGAAAATTTGTGCCACTATATAAAGAAAGAGTTAATAGGCAATTTTTAGAACCCATTTATTTAGAGACAGGAGGATTTATTATCTGTAAATCAGAAAATCTTTTAAAATATGGGACGAGAATAGGTAAAAATATAAATTTATATCTTCTTTCGGAAATAGAAGCTATTGATATAGATACTTATGAAGATTGGAATCTATGTGAATATCTATTAAATAAGAAAAAAATTTTATTTGTAGTGTCAGGTTATAGAGAAATAGGTTTAGGACATGTGTACAGGACTTTAATAATAGCAAATAATATTACATCGCATGATCTCCTGTTTTTAGTTGATAAAAAAAGTATATTGGGATTGCAAAAAATAAAAGAGTATAATTATCCTGTTATTTTACAGCAATCTGAAAATATTTTAGATGATATTGAAAAGATAGATCCGGATGTGGTAATCAATGATATTTTAGATACTTCTAAGGAATATGTCCTGTCACTTAAAAATAAAGGTTATACGGTTATCAATTTTGAAGATTTAGGGGAAGGAGCAAGATATGCAGATCTTGTTATAAATGCTCTCTATCCTGAACGAGAGCCTCTTCCAAATCATTATTTTGGATATAAATATTTTGTACCACGTGATGAATTTATTTATTCCAAATTTAAAAATGTGTCTCCTGAAGTACAAAATGTGCTAATTACATTTGGAGGCACAGATCCCAACAATCTTACTCTTAAAACATTGAAAAGTATTTATGATTACTGCGTGCAACAGGGAATAAAAATTAAGGTTATTTTAGGTTTAGGTTATAAATACCAAGATTCTTTATCAAATTTTAAAGATATCGAAATGTTTGAAAATATAAAAAATATTTCTCAATATATGTTAGATGCTGATATTATTTTTACCTCAGCTGGAAGAACTGTATATGAAATAGCTTGTATAGGGACTCCAACTATAGTTTTGGCGCAAAATGAAAGAGAACTGACGCACTTTTTCGCAAATTCTGAGAATGGATTTATTAATTTGGGTTTAGGAATAAATGTATCAAATAAAGAAATTTTGGATGTATTTAAAAGACTTATTAATAACTTTGAAGAAAGAAAATTAATGAATCGCTTGATGCTTTCGAAAGAAGTTAGGAAGGGTAGAGAAAGAGTTATTAATCTTATAAAATCTATAATTGAAAATAATGGAGGAAAAAATGAGTAA
- a CDS encoding YebC/PmpR family DNA-binding transcriptional regulator: protein MAGHSHWAQIKRKKAAQDAKRGKIFTKLIREIMVAARMGGGDPSANPRLRAAIQAAKAANMPKENIERAIRKGTGQEPGTTWEEVTYEGYGPGGVAVLIKSVTDNKRRTVSELRHIFSKCGGNLAEPGAVAWVFEQKGLILVNRNETDEEKLLEAALEAGAEDVREYESEFEIITLPEDLENVKKALEEAGFVIQSARVTMVPKSTVKIEDEKTAQQMLRLMETLEDHDDVQQVYANFDIPDELMERVGANI, encoded by the coding sequence ATGGCAGGGCACTCTCATTGGGCACAGATAAAGCGTAAAAAAGCAGCTCAGGATGCCAAGCGAGGCAAGATTTTTACCAAGCTTATCCGGGAAATTATGGTAGCCGCTCGCATGGGCGGAGGAGACCCCAGTGCTAACCCGCGTTTACGTGCTGCTATCCAGGCCGCCAAAGCCGCTAATATGCCCAAAGAAAACATTGAACGGGCTATTCGTAAAGGCACTGGTCAAGAACCTGGTACAACCTGGGAAGAGGTTACCTACGAGGGTTACGGCCCCGGTGGTGTGGCTGTTCTTATAAAAAGCGTTACTGATAACAAAAGGCGCACGGTTTCTGAATTAAGACACATCTTTAGCAAATGTGGTGGAAATCTGGCCGAGCCTGGAGCAGTAGCCTGGGTGTTTGAACAAAAAGGGCTTATTCTTGTAAATCGCAACGAAACAGATGAAGAAAAACTCCTTGAAGCTGCTCTGGAGGCTGGAGCTGAAGATGTCAGAGAATACGAAAGCGAATTTGAAATTATCACCCTTCCAGAGGATCTTGAAAACGTCAAAAAAGCTTTAGAAGAAGCTGGTTTTGTCATCCAGTCAGCAAGGGTTACCATGGTTCCTAAGTCAACGGTTAAAATAGAAGACGAAAAAACTGCTCAGCAAATGCTTCGCCTCATGGAAACCCTAGAAGACCACGACGACGTCCAGCAGGTTTACGCTAATTTTGATATTCCAGACGAACTCATGGAACGGGTAGGTGCAAATATTTAA
- a CDS encoding four helix bundle protein encodes MLKDFKRLAYSVPANIVEGTSKRSKKEFLRYHYILEARLRG; translated from the coding sequence TTGCTAAAAGATTTTAAAAGGTTGGCTTATTCTGTGCCTGCAAACATAGTTGAGGGGACTTCTAAACGTAGCAAGAAAGAATTTTTAAGGTATCATTATATCTTAGAGGCTCGCTTGAGGGGCTAA
- the ruvC gene encoding crossover junction endodeoxyribonuclease RuvC, translated as MRVLGIDPGSRVTGFGLVEKGDVPLAWGVIRLKEKDLAQRLFRIYSEILAIIKQFEPEVIAFEEVIPETYPRAALKLGQAQGAALLAAAHAKIPVFFYHPLEIKKAITGYGNASKEQLRYMVINILGLEEELPVDASDALSVALYHLQNHKWENVSSS; from the coding sequence ATGAGAGTTCTAGGGATAGACCCAGGGTCTCGAGTAACAGGCTTTGGCCTGGTGGAAAAGGGTGACGTCCCTTTGGCTTGGGGAGTAATTCGCCTTAAAGAGAAAGACTTGGCCCAACGTCTTTTTCGCATATATTCTGAGATTCTCGCTATCATAAAACAGTTTGAGCCAGAAGTTATTGCTTTTGAAGAGGTTATTCCTGAGACTTATCCGCGGGCAGCTCTTAAGCTGGGCCAGGCTCAAGGGGCTGCCCTTCTGGCCGCAGCCCACGCCAAAATACCAGTATTCTTTTATCATCCCTTGGAGATAAAAAAGGCTATCACTGGCTATGGGAATGCCTCTAAAGAACAACTGCGCTATATGGTAATAAACATTCTTGGCCTTGAAGAAGAACTTCCTGTTGACGCTTCAGACGCTCTCTCTGTAGCCCTTTATCATTTGCAAAATCATAAATGGGAAAATGTTAGCTCAAGTTAA
- a CDS encoding four helix bundle protein — MLGIIVVWQKAHDMVLGVYSLTRDFSRAETYSLGDQIKRATYSVPANIVEGHSKKTKKEYLRNLYIPRSFLEELRYFLSFTTSKPKRSRK, encoded by the coding sequence ATGCTCGGAATAATAGTAGTATGGCAGAAGGCTCACGATATGGTACTAGGAGTCTATAGTTTGACAAGAGATTTTTCCAGGGCAGAGACTTATTCTCTTGGAGATCAAATTAAAAGAGCCACTTATTCTGTGCCTGCAAACATTGTTGAAGGACATTCGAAGAAAACCAAGAAAGAATATTTAAGGAATCTTTATATTCCCCGAAGTTTTCTGGAAGAATTAAGATATTTTCTTTCTTTTACAACCTCTAAACCAAAACGGAGTAGAAAATGA
- the ruvA gene encoding Holliday junction branch migration protein RuvA produces MLAQVKGKIVKKIPGKVFMATGPVVLEVTVPLNLSQNLPQEGEDYTLYTTLRLRGEVLELYGFNSWDNKIFFEKLISISSLGPRLALNILSVFEPEEFIEAVAKNDVKKLSEVPGIGPRRAEKLCVELRARLELSPQTQSPLWNEALSALLNLGFAEKEARKALKNVFKEGEDLTVLIKEALKRLSNG; encoded by the coding sequence ATGTTAGCTCAAGTTAAAGGTAAAATCGTAAAAAAAATCCCAGGTAAAGTCTTTATGGCCACGGGGCCGGTGGTGCTTGAAGTTACCGTGCCCTTAAATTTGAGCCAAAATCTTCCTCAAGAAGGCGAAGACTACACTCTTTACACCACCTTGCGCTTACGAGGAGAAGTCCTTGAGCTCTATGGCTTTAACAGCTGGGACAACAAGATTTTCTTCGAAAAACTTATTTCTATTTCTTCGTTAGGGCCAAGGCTTGCCTTGAATATCCTTTCAGTTTTTGAACCTGAAGAATTCATAGAAGCAGTGGCCAAAAACGATGTCAAAAAGCTATCTGAGGTCCCGGGCATTGGCCCCAGACGGGCAGAAAAACTTTGCGTAGAATTGCGTGCGCGCCTTGAGCTTTCGCCTCAAACACAAAGTCCTTTATGGAATGAAGCGCTCTCAGCCCTGTTGAACCTCGGCTTTGCCGAAAAAGAAGCCCGCAAGGCCTTAAAAAATGTTTTTAAAGAGGGAGAAGATCTTACAGTCTTGATTAAAGAGGCCCTTAAGAGACTTTCAAATGGCTAA
- a CDS encoding oligosaccharide flippase family protein, which produces MLIGTKLKNRERKFLKETFWYSLTTISFQFSRFFCFFVAAKILGPKQYGWWSLLSLFLLYRGITHFGVIPAMNREIPFFIGKKDFDRVNKIRSVTFSYLLVFSFLSVVVFLFSVLLIKDRLLKCALISMVILFFATQLYHYFQVYLKSSIQFKIMSLQQMLFSVSLPLIVIPLTIKYKLLGFILGQALVIFVICLYIKKKICFRPVIDFDKKELIRLIKIGFPIMLVALFYGLFTSADRWIISAYMDSESLGFYSLGLLVGNSLFLLPRSLAEQIYPRMVKSFGEYGNLRILVILKFKQLFLSLVIVIPLAILICIFFPIVVEIFLPSYLPSIEVIKIIVVGFVFLTIANSFGVFLLSINKQIIYLFVTLFSVVLNIILSIMFVKFGYGIVGVALGSAISYLIFSFCSFIAIIFILKKYGGENAA; this is translated from the coding sequence TTGTTAATAGGAACGAAATTAAAAAATAGAGAACGGAAATTCTTAAAAGAAACATTTTGGTATTCGCTTACAACAATTTCTTTCCAATTTTCAAGATTTTTTTGTTTTTTTGTAGCAGCAAAAATTTTAGGTCCAAAACAATATGGATGGTGGAGCTTATTAAGTTTGTTTTTACTTTATAGGGGAATTACACATTTTGGAGTAATTCCAGCTATGAATCGAGAAATTCCCTTTTTTATTGGAAAGAAAGATTTTGATAGGGTAAACAAAATAAGAAGTGTAACTTTCTCATATTTGTTAGTTTTTAGCTTTCTAAGTGTTGTGGTTTTTCTCTTTTCTGTATTGCTTATTAAAGATAGGTTATTAAAGTGTGCGTTAATTAGTATGGTGATTCTTTTTTTTGCCACTCAATTATATCATTACTTTCAAGTTTACTTAAAATCTTCCATTCAATTCAAGATTATGAGCTTACAGCAAATGCTATTTTCAGTGTCTTTGCCTCTAATTGTGATACCTTTAACTATAAAGTATAAACTTTTAGGATTTATATTAGGGCAGGCCTTAGTAATATTTGTAATTTGTCTATATATTAAGAAAAAAATTTGTTTTCGTCCAGTTATAGATTTTGATAAAAAAGAATTAATACGGTTGATAAAAATAGGTTTTCCTATAATGTTGGTTGCTTTGTTTTATGGTTTATTTACATCAGCCGATAGATGGATCATTTCTGCTTATATGGATTCCGAAAGTTTAGGATTCTATTCGCTGGGCCTTTTAGTTGGAAATTCTCTTTTCCTGCTACCCCGATCTTTAGCTGAGCAAATATATCCCAGAATGGTTAAATCATTTGGAGAATATGGTAATTTACGTATATTGGTGATCTTGAAATTTAAACAATTGTTTTTGAGTTTAGTTATAGTTATACCATTAGCTATTTTAATATGTATCTTTTTTCCGATTGTTGTCGAAATATTCTTGCCTTCTTATCTGCCCAGTATCGAAGTTATAAAGATTATAGTAGTTGGTTTTGTGTTTTTAACTATTGCCAATAGTTTTGGGGTGTTTCTTTTAAGTATTAACAAACAAATCATTTATTTGTTTGTTACTTTATTTTCTGTTGTTTTGAATATTATTTTAAGTATTATGTTTGTGAAATTTGGATATGGAATAGTGGGTGTTGCCTTAGGAAGTGCTATTAGTTACCTTATTTTTTCTTTTTGTTCTTTTATTGCGATTATTTTTATTCTAAAAAAGTATGGGGGAGAAAATGCTGCCTAA
- a CDS encoding four helix bundle protein, which translates to MANGWKDLVSGSDSGSGRNTNTNTITSTSTSNTTNTKIKKTEDLEVFKMAHRLTLELYKLTGKFPKSEKFALVSQIRRASSSICSNLMEGSHRHSSKEFRQFVGIANGSVGELKYHLLLAKDLGYLDESKYVELIEKVNQISKMLRSLSSSLLQRSRKGK; encoded by the coding sequence ATGGCGAATGGATGGAAGGATTTAGTGAGTGGTAGTGATAGTGGTAGTGGTAGGAACACCAACACTAACACTATCACCAGCACCAGCACTAGCAACACCACTAACACTAAAATAAAAAAGACAGAAGATTTAGAAGTTTTTAAAATGGCACATAGACTTACTTTGGAATTATATAAATTAACAGGAAAATTTCCAAAAAGTGAAAAGTTTGCTCTGGTATCTCAAATAAGAAGAGCTTCTAGTTCTATTTGTTCAAATTTGATGGAAGGTAGTCATAGACATAGTTCAAAAGAATTTAGACAGTTTGTAGGAATTGCAAATGGTTCTGTAGGAGAATTGAAATATCATTTATTGCTGGCTAAGGACTTGGGGTATTTAGATGAGTCCAAATATGTCGAGTTGATAGAAAAGGTTAACCAAATTTCAAAAATGCTTAGATCGCTTTCATCATCTTTGTTGCAGAGGAGCAGGAAGGGGAAGTGA
- a CDS encoding PIN domain-containing protein → MKEDRVFVDTNIWIYGLTESELEADKNKREISLLVLEELLKQQAQIFISIQVVNECHWNLVRKFELPDEKVVKLIHENVIKITNIVSLHLTTYMKANTLRIRYNLSFWDSLIVASALESNCSILYTEDMQDGQVIENRLKIVNPFSGI, encoded by the coding sequence ATGAAAGAAGATAGAGTTTTTGTAGATACAAATATTTGGATATACGGGCTTACAGAAAGTGAATTAGAGGCTGATAAAAATAAAAGAGAAATTTCTTTACTAGTGCTTGAAGAATTACTAAAACAGCAGGCACAAATTTTCATATCTATTCAAGTAGTTAACGAATGCCATTGGAATCTTGTTAGAAAGTTTGAATTGCCAGATGAAAAAGTTGTGAAATTGATTCATGAAAATGTAATAAAAATTACAAATATAGTAAGTCTACATTTAACTACTTATATGAAAGCTAATACATTAAGAATTCGGTACAATTTGTCATTTTGGGATAGTCTTATAGTGGCTTCAGCATTGGAAAGCAATTGTTCAATTCTTTATACAGAAGACATGCAGGATGGGCAGGTGATTGAAAACAGGCTAAAGATTGTAAATCCGTTTAGTGGGATTTGA